A window from Toxoplasma gondii ME49 chromosome IX, whole genome shotgun sequence encodes these proteins:
- a CDS encoding hypothetical protein (encoded by transcript TGME49_306235~Predicted trans-membrane domain (TMHMM2.0):57-80), whose translation METQWIHTLAAASASPPSSSLLRQTGPTQTSLRRKTSTTRRRERTRWRDRGNTPVHRLYPFLISLTALAAALVFLKHFYTTCVIGSRAPLRSSTLTTFTFPPSFPSSPSIPSSPLPLQLSSGSASTGPLHRRLAETPWRDTQHGAPTICQTDDDRGGENSSDRQGHSESAETQTRGQGGGTGEEGSSNSRRRRRRPVHEAGEDERKDGDTIGTTHGDASPTESELAPSSKRKRHTFQDEEVEDEIDTDPLLGEEAAILSFESENLGLAAPERNPCNGLSELELESLLFQQHLIPKHGEILAFFSFSTKLYRSLKSDIRRRIRIAVGPKGKTGSVGTLLRKLAVAIFLSRQFEWIQSSLPPHIRHYVETKDQKAHAALKQTIREVLFDLLGNTREDCLHAVQVELLRTALAASRGAYVEDTHWHRDITLRDLDEDDYTEMLKTHANGEATLSEALRRSARAWTQEKFIGNEAVPHRENIVNHMTWKRERLGAYEPLQKRTCAGYICVKSEECLVLSSTMVHADVRLGTSPNVALAVGGNASIYGIHHLYWPKCRCFHVFVRPVDKQTDQRLIRVSIYSSDKAPSSSVIPISLVL comes from the exons ATGGAGACGCAGTGGATCCACACGCTTGCAGCTGCCTCAGCCTCccctccttcgtcctctcttctaCGGCAGACTGGTCCGACTCAGACGAGTCTAAGGCGTAAAACATCGACCACACGCAGGCGGGAACGAACACGCTGGAGAGACCGCGGAAACACACCTGTCCATCGTTTGTATCCTTTTCTTATCAGCCTTACAGCACTTGCGGCCGCTCTTGTGTTTCTGAAGCACTTCTACACTACTTGCGTCATCGGGTCAAGAGCGCCTCTTCGCTCATCCACTCTCACTACCTTCACATTTCCTCCTTCATTCCCCTCTTCACCATCCATTCCGTCTTCACCTTtgcctctgcagctctcTTCTGGATCTGCGTCGACGGGACCACTGCACCGCAGGCTCGCAGAGACTCCCTGGCGCGACACGCAACATGGAGCGCCTACGATATGTCAGACCGACGATGACAGGGGCGGAGAAAACAGCAGCGATCGACAGGGGCACAGTGAGAGTGCAGAAACTCAGACAAGGGGGCAGGgaggaggaactggagaagaaggttcTTCGAACTCGAGGCGCCGAAGACGCCGCCCTGTGcacgaagcaggagaagacgagaggaaggatGGGGACACGATTGGAACGACCCATG GAGATGCATCACCCACGGAAAGTGAGCTTGCTCCCAGTTCGAAACGCAAGAGACACACATTTCAGGACGAAGAGGTCGAAGACGAGATTGACACAGACCCGCTTctaggagaggaagcagcgatTCTGTCGTTCGAGAGTGAAAATTTGGGTTTGGCGGCTCCCGAAAGGAACCCGTGTAACGGGCTAAGCGAACTGGAGCTGgagtctctccttttccaaCAGCATCTTATACCTAAAC ACGGAGAAattctcgcctttttctcatTCAGCACGAAACTATACCGCAGTCTGAAGTCGGACATAAGAAGGAGAATACGTATTGCAGTCGGACCTAAAGGGAAGACGGGCAGCGTTGGCACGCTGTTACGCAAGCTCGCGGTAGCTATATTTCTATCTCGCCAATTTGAGTGGATACAAAGCTCCCTACCACCCCATATCAGGCATTATGTCGAAACGAAAGACCAAAAAGCCCACGCTGCGCTGAAGCAGACTATTCGAGAGGTTCTTTTTGATTTGCTTGGgaacacgagagaagactgCCTACACGCGGTTCAAGTGGAGCTTCTTCGCACAGCACTGGCGGCGTCGCGTGGAGCTTATGTGGAGGATACACACTGGCACAGGGACATCACTTTGCGTGATCTTGACGAAGACGATTACACCGAGATGTTGAAGACGCACGCTAATGGTGAGGCAACGCTGTCGGAAGCGCTTAGAAGAAGCGCACGCGCGTGGACACAGGAGAAATTTATCGGAAATGAGGCAGTCCCCCACCGTGAGAATATAGTCAACCATATGACGTGGAAAAGGGAACGGCTGGGAGCTTATGAGCCCTTGCAGAAAAGAACATGTGCTGGTTATATTTGTGTGAAATCAGAGGAATGCTTGGTACTGTCCTCGACCATGGTGCACGCGGATGTCAGACTTGGAACGTCACCGAATGTGGCTTTAGCAGTCGGCGGGAATGCTTCTATCTATGGCATACACCACCTTTATTGGCCCAAGTGTAGATGTTTCCACGTTTTTGTACGTCCAGTTGACAAGCAAACAGACCAGAGACTCATTCGTGTGTCCATCTATTCGTCTGACAAAGCCCCTTCATCTTCAGTTATACCTATCAGTCTCGTGTTATAG